The Phycodurus eques isolate BA_2022a chromosome 5, UOR_Pequ_1.1, whole genome shotgun sequence DNA segment tgtgtgtgatgcatttaaaaccCAGGGGtgcaggcagggcggaggggcagggtgcacggaccgggaaacagcacagacgtacTAAATCCCAATCCGACAtccacaccctcccgatcccataccagtcccccaggaaccctttgatatgaaCATTTTCGGCTGAAGCCCGCTGAAAATAGGCCTAACGACATTCCTGCTTTTCACACAGTCCATGAAGTCTGGCTCTTGCTCCTGACACAGTCCTTGTGCCCCACAGCCTCAGTGGGATCATACTCCATGATTGGATTTCTCCTCTTTCCTAATTAATTTATGGAAACattggctctgattggtccatatcaGCACATCTGCTGCATTTTGTGTCCTTCAATGCTTAGTCCAGTCTCGCGTCCCGCAAGAGTTTGATTGCTGGAGTTATTTGTGCACAATAATCGCGCGTTCACTTTGTATGCTGTCGCCTCAGTCGTTTTCAGCAGGTTGGCGGCAGCTCGCGTCCGGCGGGGTAGTGCTCGCCTCCTACTAAAAATCTCCACGTTACCGTGACTTATTTTTCCTGTCTGgcacatgtttgtttgtttacatgatgCGTGTAGAGAGCTGTAAAATTTTACGGAAcatccgtattttgttacggaaatcactgaatgttGACTTGTTATAGCCGTAAAACTGATTGTTCCAGATATTGGAAACAAAAATCCAGCGTCCAGCATTACTGGcacgtccacattgaacagctgcttggtgcacaTTGTTTTATTATGCTCCCCGGCTACCAAGTCGTGGATGCGTAAGTTCTTTCTGGGTCCGGTGTCAACGCGTTGTAAGTTACTGATCATCGCCTTCATGGTAgcaaataagctacacttcttacaaGTGTCAtgaagggaggacgaggagtggcTCGGGGAAGAcgatgtcaaagccatgctaattgctaagctatcgttacaagcagtcgcaaaacatttaaataagagatttggtgatacagtacacttgtcacgtaggtctggctggaaccgtgtTTTCGCAGAGAGTAACTTCGAGCAACGAAATACACACAGGACGATGCGTCTGAAACGGAAATCAATTAGTACATCCCCGCACACATCACTTCAGAACATGGGCAGTTTAAAAGTGTATtcatattattaataaatatttgtaatgtaagaTAAGATACAACCTTTATTCGTCCCAAAATGTGGAAATTTCAGCACCAgttgtggatataggaaatatataatattaatagcATGTAAGAGAAGACGGGATCAAGACAAGAAgtaaacaaaatagaaacctaAACTATTTTCCATCCATAAACGATCCAATGCggtctatcagcaatgttatttgtttgtttgcaaaatagagtgctgagttttaattttgacatttgaaatctgattaatctgatttactaaacttgctttttgtttggttaCCAAGATTGAATACAGCATTACCAGAGGCGGATTAAttgacagatatttttgatgatggaaccATGGaatctcatatactggtactttgattcaggctgcaactgcgtccaccATTGCAAGGTTGATGtcataaaacattcaaatgacaaatattaaagCCATAAGTTATTAATGATAATGATTATGACTGTCCCACGGTGATTtgacaacattttcaaaatatcatAATTCAGACAACTTTGGACAAATTGCTCTGGAAATGAATTTTTGTAGGTTGGCAGCGCtgcatgtatgtttgtgtacatgCACATCTTTCATATATGTACAGACAGCAGAGGAACATAAAAGAGAAATCCACCAAAATGAAGACGAAAGAATATGAATAATATGATCCAAAGATTTACTCACCATGTCGCTGATAGCCCTCTGAGTTGTACACGCCAAATGGAAAATCTACTCACATTTGGCGCCTGGCGAGTGTTACTTTCGGACCCTGTACTAATGGatgcatattatgttaaaaGATATGTGTAAAATTacagagtgattaaaaaaaatattactgatAGGTTTGTgctaatatatgtatatataactTTGCCTGGCTGGGCACTTACTGGTTTTTGCTTGCGTCATAACAACATCCTTTTCcggctgttttattttgttaccaaaGCCTTTCGGTCCGAAACCAAAAATGCACAGGCCATTTTCGGCTAAAAATATTCAGTGGCATCACTAATAAAAATATTAGCTTTTAGTCTTGTTTGATGTAGTGGAGTTCAACATCTCTGAAAATTACAACCAGATTGATAAAAGTATTATGAGATAAATACCGTATATCCTATATTAGAACAATTGCAATAGTTGTCAAGACAATTTTTTATACTTCTTTTATGCTACAAACAATCTGTTGCCTCCGTGAGTGTGGGTACTGGTATCAGGCTACACAGCCAGCACAAATTGTGCGTCAGTAAACAAAGTGAGTGTTTGCAATCAAATAGTTCCGTGACTGCAGATTTGTTCATCCTGTTTCCTGCCATTGTAAAGTTATGCgctagggctgggtgattatagaaaaaaataatcatcacgATTATtgtgattgatattgaaatcacgattaataaacctgattatttattgattttaaaactttgtatttaactaccaaaactcaactttaaatataatgtaacagAACAACCTGAAAACAAgttagtaacaagtaaaatccatccattttctacaccgcttcttctcactaagATCGCGGgtatgctagagcctatcctagctaactgtgggcaagaggcggggtacactctgccagccaatcgcagggcacatacaaacaaacaatcattgacactcacattcacacctatgggcaatttagagtcttcaattaacttaccatgcatttattttgggatgtgggaggaaaccggagtacctggagaaaaactaacaagtaaaatagatataaaaataaaaacaataactaaaaatacatatagccatggctaaaaacattgggaTGTCAGGGGTggctgtattgtctattatgtactgtatatttatccTTCCAAAATCCTCAATGTTATGGCATTTATCAAGTACAAGAaatgttggtaatcctaattgacttaaaacaggaacattttagtctgatttcatgtctgACAATCAGGGGGAAGAagtgtttgtgtctttttatcCACCTTATTCTTATGCCCCATGAGTCTTTGTGTGAATTATGGGTGTGACATCCGGTTTTAGCTGACCGGCATTATGTTTGCATTCTAACTGCCCACGCTAGTCCTCTTTCTGTGAGCATTATGGCCATGATTGTATCTGCTGCTTTGTGCACCTTGGTCTCTTAGGGGCAGTATGGtgtgatgcatgcatggagcagCATATTTGCAGTCAGctaaaaaaagactaaaagaaGTTTTCTCAGACtctgaagaatatatgcctgtgactatTGTTACATTATTGTccgtctgtatgtgttactacagcatttgtgtgtgaatatatttgttatttgaagttaaatccctcccgtgatgtaatgctaatgttagctagccCGGCAATAgagttttccattgactgttaggATAAGCTGccgatttaaaaaatgatgtatgtcttgtatttaaatatacaatgtgtgtaattgtttttgttgtgtgtttagttttacagtaaactccaactggggtgtcaataaacagcttatagcatgctcagggagggcagaagaaCATGCGTCACATACTTGCTACAAGCAAAACAGGGTGCATACACTTACTCCTTCCATACACAACCCACACCTTGgcacattcatcttttttctttgaTTATACCTTTTTCATGATCTTGAGAAGCCAAAATTGAAGTTACGATTACATTTcaattaatcgcccagccctattaTGTGCTTTGGTAAAGCTAACCCTGTTTCGGTGGGCTCCCTCCATCCAGTTCATTCTGTTTTGggaatattatattatataaggGGGAATTAGTCCTGTGTGTCTTCATCTTTCCACTGTGCGAATAGTAGATCCACAGAAGGTCACGTGTATTATCTTGTCATCTACTTTACACTTTTATAAGATGATGTCATCTGCCACCCAGGTATATTTCTGTATTCATGGACCACAAAGGAGAACCTATGGAAGGAGTGATTGGCCTGGAGGAGCTGCCACCGATGGATGGAACATGTGATGCATGTGAGCCTGACGAGGCTCAACTTGCCACGCAATTATGCCACACCTGCAGCTTTGCCTTCTGCTGTTTGCATGGTGACAGACATGCCTCCAGTACACATCACCCGCTAATGCCCTATAAACATGACGGGACGCATGCTAATGGAGTTAAGTCAAACACATACTCCGTATTTGGAAGTGGGGCCAAAGAGGAGACTTTGATGGGGTTGCTGAATGAACAGGACATGGCTCTGAGGCAAGTAGCGCTCGGAGATGAGAGTGGTGATGATATGAATGGCCATGAATCCAAGAATAGCCCAGAGTTAGGAGCTGAGGTTTCAGAAGATGGGCAGGAGAACATGGCTGCTATAGAGGCAGCGAAGAGGGACACTGTGACAGTAGCTAGGCTACGTTGCCTGGAGCATGGGCAGGATGGATCCCTCTACTGTAAACCAGATGAAAAGATAATCTGCGTTGTGTGTGCTGTGCAGGGTGAGCACCAGGGACATGAAATTATCACCCTGCATGATGCTTACATCTGGCAGAAGGTTAGTCATGCACGTGGAACATGATGGTTTATGATGCATGCCATAGTGACACTTATGTTTAGGATGAAGCGTCTCAATCTAAAGACACAAGACTACACTGCatcataaagctgttgtttttttgagtctgtaaaataaacactcatgcggctgtttcccccccccaaaatgagtcactttgattagaccatagcattgttaaaatagttatttgggactgtttcattaCGTTAAAATTGTTTATATATGCAAGTTTAAATTTTACTTCCTGTTATAAGcttagccttttattttgaaagctagcaccggaactcagcattttgacacgaaagtaacttcacatggcACCGCCGATTTTGTTTAGATGGAACCAAATTCTACAAATAAAGTGCTGATTCCTTTGCCGATTttcaccgatgaggcacaaggttagtgtttgtgatactgtgagacatttatgttaattttgtcccaatttattgtgatgtaaagtttctacggtgaagttttagctcaatatTAAGAGTCATCGGGgcttatgttggtttgaagactaaaataaaaaaacatcagtgcaaaagtgaaaccaaccgtttaccttgttagctgtctcaattgAAGCATGTATAATTATTACCGCAAGGTACATTTGAAGTGTCGATGGCCattgtgtcctgcaattcacattagttctcgcagctagctaGCAGCCTTCTTCATCAGTGCACGAGCTGCTAATCCCACTTTGGTGTCACCATGACCCAGTGTTAACCCTTAATTGGAGTCAAATGGAACTAGTGGTGACGTTGAATTGGTGCAACGGTGCCCAATGAGGAAGTCGAATattaagtctaaaaatagactgCGCACGCAATATGACACAGTGGTCAATATTTCTGTCTTTGTATGTTGACAGTTAGAAAAGTTAAAATGCTACTTGAAAACTGTTAATTCAGGTTTTATGATTATGACAGTGTAAACCCGGAATACATTAATTCCCTTTTAAATTttttccatcaatccatccagtTTGTAGGCCGCTTGTTGTGtttaactggagcctatcccagctgactttggaccaAAGGTGGGTTGCAACCAGAAGTTATTCAC contains these protein-coding regions:
- the trim44 gene encoding tripartite motif-containing protein 44; the protein is MDHKGEPMEGVIGLEELPPMDGTCDACEPDEAQLATQLCHTCSFAFCCLHGDRHASSTHHPLMPYKHDGTHANGVKSNTYSVFGSGAKEETLMGLLNEQDMALRQVALGDESGDDMNGHESKNSPELGAEVSEDGQENMAAIEAAKRDTVTVARLRCLEHGQDGSLYCKPDEKIICVVCAVQGEHQGHEIITLHDAYIWQKNRHCCDLLDCTRQMEEKISNKWTNPEMSAVELEVYVSRQFDALRRLVHLEEKRTLHLVDLKEASLLASAAEKIAEINVQTERLQEEMASITQQLCLLDKETIGPALAAKALAEASGPSHKLPNDFEPRPRLPVPRADPVDPRDYEVSGSGPSMDHAYAP